Proteins found in one Deinococcus terrestris genomic segment:
- a CDS encoding GGDEF domain-containing protein, whose translation MEPSPALLPALPDAPAPLRAALEEAQDDHARAAALLALARHYREHTLHTARRLAQASLDTALPLNDAAVIVDTLAVLASIEESQGLHEAAFDHLALALDLARTHGLDDLRSRVHNVRAIVRLTAGDMTGARRDFLEAQELARASGDQLDLANIHVNLAFLEHLAGRAPEALHQLNLLEELLSTAAPDVRQLMAPYLHENRAATYLGLARRAHARGRTDAGAEARGRAWAALAATWAALEQAPSRIMALIVEAHTARLSVLEGYLDRALAHAQAAMRHHHEAGQRSYLDALLAMAEVQAAREQLSAAHRYYREALVIAREQGRHRDIQFLLRAIAELHERSGDLGSALATTREALAEADATLERLAAIEESHDHLFRELRQARAQARDWQESVRRAEEQARHDVLTGLLNRRGLHDRLLTLPEGSGPLLVVLMDIDDFKGVNDRHSHAVGDEALRAVAERLEDTAPPGSLLVRWGGEEFLLLLPDADPAQAYTSVEHLRRAVADHDWPTLPHGLRLTVSAGYAFAPSPAEMDVYAATEQADEFQYQAKRAGRNRVCPAPPVPA comes from the coding sequence GCTGCCGCGCTGCTCGCGCTCGCGCGGCACTACCGCGAGCATACGCTGCATACGGCGCGGCGGCTCGCGCAGGCCTCGCTCGACACCGCGCTGCCCCTGAACGACGCCGCCGTGATCGTGGATACCCTGGCGGTCCTGGCATCCATCGAGGAAAGCCAGGGCCTGCACGAGGCCGCCTTCGACCACCTCGCGCTGGCCCTCGACCTGGCCCGCACCCACGGCCTCGACGACCTGCGCTCACGGGTTCACAACGTGCGGGCGATCGTGCGCCTCACCGCCGGGGACATGACGGGGGCCCGGCGCGACTTCCTGGAAGCCCAGGAGCTTGCCCGCGCTTCGGGCGACCAGCTCGACCTGGCCAACATCCATGTCAACCTCGCTTTTCTGGAGCATCTGGCGGGCCGCGCTCCGGAAGCGCTGCACCAGCTCAACTTGCTTGAGGAACTGCTGAGCACCGCTGCTCCTGACGTGCGGCAGCTGATGGCGCCCTACCTGCACGAGAACCGCGCCGCAACCTACCTGGGGCTGGCCCGCCGCGCCCACGCACGGGGCCGCACCGACGCCGGGGCCGAAGCCCGTGGGCGGGCCTGGGCCGCTCTGGCCGCGACCTGGGCGGCCCTGGAACAGGCACCCTCACGCATCATGGCCTTGATCGTGGAGGCCCATACAGCCCGGCTGAGCGTGCTGGAAGGCTACCTGGACCGCGCCCTGGCCCACGCCCAGGCGGCCATGCGCCACCACCACGAGGCCGGACAGCGCTCCTATCTCGATGCGCTGCTGGCAATGGCGGAGGTGCAGGCCGCTCGGGAGCAGCTGAGCGCGGCGCACCGGTATTACCGCGAGGCGCTCGTCATCGCCCGTGAGCAGGGACGCCACCGGGATATCCAGTTCCTGCTGCGGGCCATAGCGGAACTTCACGAGCGCAGCGGTGACCTCGGCTCGGCCCTCGCCACCACCCGCGAGGCGCTCGCGGAGGCCGACGCCACCCTGGAGCGGCTGGCGGCGATTGAAGAGAGCCACGACCATCTCTTCCGCGAGCTCCGGCAGGCCCGTGCCCAGGCCCGCGATTGGCAGGAAAGCGTGCGCCGCGCCGAGGAACAGGCCCGGCACGACGTGCTGACTGGCCTGCTCAACCGCCGGGGCCTTCACGACCGCCTGCTGACGCTGCCCGAGGGCAGCGGCCCGCTGCTCGTCGTCCTGATGGACATCGACGACTTCAAGGGGGTCAACGACCGCCACTCGCACGCCGTCGGGGATGAGGCGCTGCGGGCGGTTGCGGAGCGCCTCGAGGACACCGCTCCCCCCGGCAGCCTGCTGGTGCGCTGGGGCGGCGAGGAATTCCTGCTGCTGCTGCCGGACGCCGACCCCGCGCAGGCTTACACGTCGGTCGAGCACCTGCGCCGCGCCGTCGCGGACCACGACTGGCCCACCCTGCCGCACGGCCTGCGCCTGACGGTCAGCGCCGGGTACGCCTTCGCGCCCTCCCCCGCCGAGATGGACGTTTACGCCGCCACCGAGCAGGCCGACGAGTTCCAGTACCAGGCCAAACGCGCCGGGCGCAACCGCGTCTGCCCCGCGCCGCCCGTTCCAGCGTAG
- a CDS encoding aldo/keto reductase family protein: MEYRNLGKSGLKVSEVSLGGWVTFGHSVHDETMVRDIVMKAYEEGVNFFDQADVYARGRSEELMGAVLRELPRHTLVISSKVYWPMSDDVNDRGLSRKHILHSIDGSLKRLGTDHLDIYFAHRYDENVPMDEIVMAFDQVIRDGKALYWGTSMWPAARIAEAVEFAKAHGLHAPVTEQPEYSMLRRERVEGEILPYTQKAGVGLVVWSPLAMGLLTGKYDEGRPEGARLTDNENWGKNFLTDENVQKVRDLKPIADDLGLTRAQLALAWILRQPGVSSVITGATKVGQIEDTVKAAGVKLTGDVATRIDEILNR, encoded by the coding sequence ATGGAATACCGCAACCTCGGCAAAAGCGGCCTCAAGGTCTCCGAAGTCTCGCTGGGCGGCTGGGTCACGTTCGGCCACTCCGTCCACGACGAGACGATGGTGCGCGACATCGTGATGAAGGCCTACGAGGAAGGCGTGAACTTCTTCGATCAGGCCGACGTGTACGCGCGGGGCCGCTCGGAAGAACTGATGGGCGCCGTGCTGCGCGAGCTGCCCCGCCACACGCTGGTGATCTCGTCGAAGGTCTACTGGCCCATGAGCGACGACGTGAACGACCGCGGGCTGTCGCGCAAGCACATCCTGCACTCCATCGACGGCAGCCTGAAGCGCCTGGGCACCGACCACCTCGACATCTACTTTGCCCACCGCTACGACGAGAACGTGCCGATGGACGAGATCGTGATGGCCTTCGATCAGGTGATCCGCGACGGCAAGGCGCTGTACTGGGGCACCTCGATGTGGCCCGCCGCCCGCATCGCGGAAGCGGTCGAGTTCGCCAAGGCGCACGGCCTGCACGCGCCCGTCACCGAGCAGCCCGAGTACTCCATGCTGCGCCGCGAGCGGGTGGAAGGCGAGATTCTGCCCTATACCCAGAAGGCCGGGGTGGGGCTGGTCGTCTGGAGCCCGCTGGCGATGGGTCTGTTGACCGGCAAGTACGACGAGGGCCGCCCCGAGGGTGCCCGCCTCACCGACAACGAGAACTGGGGCAAGAACTTCCTGACCGACGAGAATGTCCAGAAGGTGCGTGACCTGAAGCCCATCGCGGACGACCTCGGCCTGACGCGGGCACAGCTCGCGCTGGCGTGGATTCTGCGCCAGCCGGGGGTCAGCAGCGTGATCACCGGGGCCACCAAGGTCGGCCAGATCGAGGACACCGTGAAGGCGGCGGGCGTGAAGCTTACGGGAGACGTGGCCACGCGCATCGACGAGATTCTGAACCGCTGA